One Solanum pennellii chromosome 9, SPENNV200 DNA segment encodes these proteins:
- the LOC107029935 gene encoding probable LRR receptor-like serine/threonine-protein kinase At4g36180, with the protein MKMRTLHFLCLLLILLFQILSGNEIFFVSSKCLDDQKSLLLQLKSSLQYDSSLSTKLARWNDNTSECCKWDGVKCDLYGHVIALELDNELISCGVEDLSALLSFEYLEKLNLAYNRFDVGIPVGIYNLVNLKYLNLSNAGFFGQSPMMLSRLTRLVILDLSTLFQPLKFESLDFIKNLTELRELYLDGVDISAQRNEWCQSLSSYLPNLTVLSLRGCQVSGPIDDSLSNLRFLSVIYLDQNSLSTTVPQYFAKFSNLTSLSLSSCNLRGAFPEIIFRVQSLEMLDLSNNKMLSGRIPNFPKNGSLRTISLSNTKFSGLLPESISNLQNLSKLELSNCNLSGPIPSTMENLTNLVYLGFSLNHFTSSIPYFQRSNKLTYLDLSYNSLTGVLSPAHFEGLSELVYINLGNNLLNGILPAYIFELPSLQKLFLCNNEFVGQPPIFDDLCYGP; encoded by the coding sequence atgaaAATGAGAACCCTACACTTTCTATGTCTTCTCTTGATTCTTTTGTTTCAAATCTTATCAGGAAATGAGATTTTCTTTGTTTCCTCTAAATGTCTTGATGATCAAAAGTCATTGTTGCTGCAGTTGAAAAGCAGCCTACAATATGATTCTAGTTTGTCAACCAAGTTGGCGCGTTGGAACGACAACACAAGTGAATGTTGTAAGTGGGATGGGGTGAAATGTGATCTCTATGGTCATGTGATAGCCTTGGAACTAGATAATGAGTTGATTTCTTGTGGAGTTGAGGATTTAAGTGCTCTTTTAAGTTTCGAGTATCTTGAAAAGCTAAATTTGGCTTACAACAGGTTCGACGTTGGTATACCAGTTGGTATATACAATTTAGTCAACTTGAAGTACCTGAATTTATCAAATGCTGGTTTTTTCGGGCAAAGTCCTATGATGTTGTCTAGATTAACAAGGTTAGTTATTCTTGATCTCTCAACTCTATTCCAGCCACTTAAATTTGAGAGTCTTGATTTCATTAAGAACTTAACAGAACTTAGAGAGCTTTACCTTGATGGTGTTGACATTTCAGCTCAGAGGAACGAGTGGTGTCAGTCTTTATCATCATATTTGCCTAACTTGACGGTCTTGAGCTTGCGTGGTTGTCAAGTTTCAGGCCCTATTGATGATTCACTTTCCAACCTTCGATTTCTTTCAGTCATCTATCTAGACCAGAACAGTCTGTCTACCACAGTTCCTCAATATTTTGCCAAATTCTCCAACTTGACTAGCTTGTCCCTCAGCTCCTGTAATCTACGCGGAGCATTTCCTGAAATAATCTTTCGAGTACAATCTCTAGAGATGTTGGATTTGTCAAACAATAAGATGCTTAGTGGCAGAATCCCAAACTTTCCTAAAAACGGATCTTTGAGGACGATATCACTAAGCAACACCAAGTTTTCTGGTTTATTGCCAGAGTCCATTTCCAACCTTCAGAACTTGTCCAAGTTAGAGCTCTCCAATTGCAATCTCAGTGGACCAATACCATCCACAATGGAGAACCTTACAAATCTTGTTTACTTAGGTTTCTCATTGAACCACTTCACTAGTTCTATCCCATATTTCCAACGGTCCAACAAACTCACCTACTTAGACCTGTCGTATAATAGTCTAACTGGTGTACTCTCTCCAGCTCATTTTGAAGGACTCTCAGAGCTTGTGTACATAAATTTAGGCAACAACTTACTCAACGGGATCCTTCCTGCATATATCTTTGAGCTACCCTCGTTGCAGAAGCTTTTTCTTTGCAACAATGAATTTGTTGGTCAACCCCCAATTTTTGATGATTTGTGTTATGGTCCATAA